The Candidatus Nanohalovita haloferacivicina region TATTTACAAATACCTAGTTCCGATAGTCTCAATACAACTGGCGCCATTACAGTTTCTGGATGGGCTAAATTCGATACCACAGGGCAATCATCAGGATTGTTTGGCAGAGGAATCTACACGGGATCATGCAAAGGCCTAAACCCTTACTTCATAAGGTTGAATGAATCTGGAAGCCAGCTCGTGTGGAGTCTGGGAAAGGATACCAGTTGCGGTAACTTTGGTAGTAGGGTTACAGACAGCTTCAGCTACGAAACAGGAAAATGGTATCACATAGCCGGCGTCTGGAACGGCTCCACAGCACCAAACAGCCAGAGACTTTACGTGGACGGCACAAAAGTAGCCCAAGGATCTCCAGGTTTCTCCAATCTTTATAAAGATAATACTTATAACGTTATCGGTTACGGCGAACAGCACCTGGACGGAGAAGTAGACAACGTCAGAGTATATGAAAGAGCGCTATCCTCCAAAGAAATAAACAATCTATACAAAGGCCTTCCTGTCTCTAGAAACAACCTAATCCTCTACCAGCGATTCAACGAAGGTCCTAACAACTGCGACCTTACCACTTTCTTGAACTGCCTCGAAGATGAATCTACGAACAAAAACAATGCAGAGGGCCGCGGCATCGAAGACAATAATCTGGATACAGGTTCAGGATGGACAAAAGAAACACCCGTAAACAGGCCTTCTGCAGAAGATACTGGAAGACAAAATACCATCTTCTTTGAAGGAGGCGACAACGAAGTCTTCTTTGAAGGCGGGAATAACGGAGAATTGATGGACTTTGACTTCAACGCAAGCAGCGGATGGACTGCAGATAGCAAGGTTGGAGAGAAGGCTCTGAAGCTAGATGGTGTTGATGATATAGTCAGAGTTAGAGATAATCCTGACCTGGATTTCAATCAGGAAATTACTGCTTCGGTCTGGTTCAAACCTCTTGAGGGAGGTAATGGCAGCACTGATAGATCTCTCAATCTCATCTCCAAAAGATGGGGTGGAGGCGGATACACCGATATTAAATTTGAGCTGGGATACAATTCCGCCAACCAGATTACATGGACTCTGGGAGTTAACGATGAAGTAGAACTTCTTGAAATGACTTCTTCAGAAACCGTGACTCCTGAAACAGGATGGCACCACGCGGCCGGAACATACAACACCAACACGAACACAGCCAGAATATTTATCGACGGCTCCATGGTGAAAGAAATATCCTACACCGCAGACAATATTACCAGCATAAGCACTGACGACATGTATATCGGAGGTGGCGACATTTTCAACGATAGATACTACCTTAATGGCAGCATTGATGATGCAAGGCTCTACAGCACCTCTCTTTCACCTTCAGAAATACAAGAACTATACAATGGAGAACCTGTCAACGATGGCCTTGTAGGAAGATGGAACTTTGAATCAGGAGATGGGGAGACGGCCTATGATACATACTACAAGAGCTCTGGAGTCCTGGGAGGATCTTCCATTGATTCAGGGCCTGAAACCTATGGTAGCGGCGGCCAGGTTTCTATGAACGAATCTACTGTTTCTGCATGGTACAGCAAAGGCGATCTACCTGAGAAAGTAAGTTCTACAGGCCGAAGATATGCTACTTTCTGTCTTCTAGACACCAGCGATGATCAAGGTCTTTTCAGCATTGGTTCTACACGTGACGGCAACTTTATCCAGATACAGAATCTTTCAACTTCTGGCGACGTAGTTCATACGCGGAATAATACTTTGAACAGAGGAGAGCTCTGGAGGTTCCCTTGCGATGATTACGGGCCTGACTCCGCTTTCAGGATTAACGCTGAGTATCCTGTATCTGTTGACTATGATTCTATGCTGGATGCGAGGACCAGTGACGATGACTGGACTTCGCGGGCCGGAGAAGATATCTGGTTCTCCATGCCTAACGACAACAACGAAATGAGCATCACTGCTTACCGAAATAATACCGAGGTAACACTGTACAACAGGAAGGATGAAACTTCTCAGAGCTTTACACTAGATAAGGACGAGTTCTGGACTTGTTCTGACTGCACGAACAGTCCAACGCTGTTCAACATCAAGACAAACGAAAATCACCCTGTAACAGTTCTTTACGGAAAGTTTGACGACAATTCAGGCTCTGAAATAGTGGCCCCAACCAGAAAGCTGTACAGAGTCTCGAAGGACTACGCCGAAAACGGCCAGAAAATACACATAGCTGCGGAGAAAGACAACACAGATGTAGATATCACAGATTACGCAGGAAACTGCACTACAACATCCACTACACTAAACGCAGGAGAAGTCTACTCCGACTCCTGCGGTCAGGGAACAATCAATCTCAAAGTAAACTCTTCCAAACCTGTCTCCCTAACCTTAATCGAGGCCGGCGGCGACTACGGCCCAAGCATGTATCGCTCATCAACCAACAACTGGGGAATCGGAAAAGAATACAGCATCACCTCAAGCAACGACCAGGGTAACAGCATCAGCCTTATCTCGCTGGCAGACAACAACCAGATCGATATCTCCGGATCCTTCAGCTACTCCGCGGAACTGGACAAATACGAGAACCGATACGGTGTAGGAAACCTTCCTGTAAACGAATACCTCAAAATAGAGGCCGAACACCCGGTAGCAGTTGTAGGTGACGCAGGAAGCAACTACGAGGCCGCAATGGCCGTACTACCGCTACCTAAAATGAATATTGTAGAGGCCGGAGAATCAGGCATCGGAGTCAGCAAGGATAGAACCTTCGGATTCAGCAGCGGCAATATTATCTCAACTGAAGGCCTTCGAACAGACCAATGGCAGAACCTTGTCATGACAGGAGGATCGAGCACCTCTCTATACATTGACGGCCGCAAAGCCCTGAACACAGATATCTCCTCCAGCGCTGAGAAAGGAAAAATCCGGATTGGAAGAGCTCCCGGAAAAATTGACGAAGTCCGTGTGTACGACAGAAGTCTTTCAGACAGCGAAGTCCAAGATCTTCTTTTCCAGTAGGATTCAGCTCAAACAGAAGACAGGGAAACCATATAAGCAAAACTTATACCGGCAATTACTAGCTTATATACTTTCAGCTATATAGCGTAGTAAGTTATGCCATTCAAAAGCGACGGCGTAGAAGTAATTGCAGTCGACGACCAGGAAGACATCCTGGAGCTGACAAAACTATTTCTTGAACGTTTTGAGGAAGATCTCGAAGTAGAGACAACCACAGATCCTGAAAAAGTACTGGAAGACGTAGAGGAAGGCCTTTACGACGCGGTGCTCTCCGACTACGACATGCCTCGAATCACAGGCCTCGATCTTCTGGAAGAAGTCAGAGAGATCGATGAGGACCTGCCTTTCATTCTGTACACGGGAAAAGGCTCTGAGGAGATAGCGGCCGACGCGGTAAACCACGGCGTAACCGACTACTTCAGGAAAGAGGCCGGATCAGACCACTACCAGATGATTGCCAAAAGCCTCACAGATGCAGTAGACAAGTACAGAAACGCAAAGGAAAGAGAAGTGTTCGAGGCCATAGTCGACAACTCGGAAAACCCTATTCTCATCACAGATCCAGAATCCGAGATACTCTACGTAAACCCGGCACTGCTGGAGGTAACAGGATATGATTCAGAAGAACTTCTGGGAGAAAACCTCTCCAAGATCACACCTGGCGAAAGCTACGCTGCACTCTACGAGGCCTCAGAAGACGCAAAAGTACTTGAAGCACAGGACGTACGAGGACTGAAGAAAAACGGCGACTCATACAGCCAGGACCAGCAAATCATCCCGATAAAAGGAAAAGATGGATGGC contains the following coding sequences:
- a CDS encoding LamG-like jellyroll fold domain-containing protein codes for the protein MKTGLKNNRKTAVIAALGLITAITVFSGSGLTGELSSSTLINDGEQPRTATTSDTSTSTSTLNDGLKAYYRFDNVKASRGYSIELDGSDDYLQIPSSDSLNTTGAITVSGWAKFDTTGQSSGLFGRGIYTGSCKGLNPYFIRLNESGSQLVWSLGKDTSCGNFGSRVTDSFSYETGKWYHIAGVWNGSTAPNSQRLYVDGTKVAQGSPGFSNLYKDNTYNVIGYGEQHLDGEVDNVRVYERALSSKEINNLYKGLPVSRNNLILYQRFNEGPNNCDLTTFLNCLEDESTNKNNAEGRGIEDNNLDTGSGWTKETPVNRPSAEDTGRQNTIFFEGGDNEVFFEGGNNGELMDFDFNASSGWTADSKVGEKALKLDGVDDIVRVRDNPDLDFNQEITASVWFKPLEGGNGSTDRSLNLISKRWGGGGYTDIKFELGYNSANQITWTLGVNDEVELLEMTSSETVTPETGWHHAAGTYNTNTNTARIFIDGSMVKEISYTADNITSISTDDMYIGGGDIFNDRYYLNGSIDDARLYSTSLSPSEIQELYNGEPVNDGLVGRWNFESGDGETAYDTYYKSSGVLGGSSIDSGPETYGSGGQVSMNESTVSAWYSKGDLPEKVSSTGRRYATFCLLDTSDDQGLFSIGSTRDGNFIQIQNLSTSGDVVHTRNNTLNRGELWRFPCDDYGPDSAFRINAEYPVSVDYDSMLDARTSDDDWTSRAGEDIWFSMPNDNNEMSITAYRNNTEVTLYNRKDETSQSFTLDKDEFWTCSDCTNSPTLFNIKTNENHPVTVLYGKFDDNSGSEIVAPTRKLYRVSKDYAENGQKIHIAAEKDNTDVDITDYAGNCTTTSTTLNAGEVYSDSCGQGTINLKVNSSKPVSLTLIEAGGDYGPSMYRSSTNNWGIGKEYSITSSNDQGNSISLISLADNNQIDISGSFSYSAELDKYENRYGVGNLPVNEYLKIEAEHPVAVVGDAGSNYEAAMAVLPLPKMNIVEAGESGIGVSKDRTFGFSSGNIISTEGLRTDQWQNLVMTGGSSTSLYIDGRKALNTDISSSAEKGKIRIGRAPGKIDEVRVYDRSLSDSEVQDLLFQ
- a CDS encoding response regulator, whose product is MPFKSDGVEVIAVDDQEDILELTKLFLERFEEDLEVETTTDPEKVLEDVEEGLYDAVLSDYDMPRITGLDLLEEVREIDEDLPFILYTGKGSEEIAADAVNHGVTDYFRKEAGSDHYQMIAKSLTDAVDKYRNAKEREVFEAIVDNSENPILITDPESEILYVNPALLEVTGYDSEELLGENLSKITPGESYAALYEASEDAKVLEAQDVRGLKKNGDSYSQDQQIIPIKGKDGWPEFYASISDLLEPSETE